The Coccidioides posadasii str. Silveira chromosome 2, complete sequence genomic interval ATCTCTTGGACCTCACATCATGTTGTTCTGCGGAGAAGCCTCAACGGCCACATGTTGCTTTGCGCAGTCAAAGCGCCGGGCAACACTTTCGATCCCCGCAGCTTCCCTTACATATTAATCACTGCATGGACGAAGGACCCAGGAGCATGAATCTTCGTTTTTTCGATGATCACAGAAACTTTTCTCTCGTATTTAATTTTCTCAAAAATCATCCCTCTCCACCCTAGTTTTCCCTGTCAAATTAGTACTTTCCCGTCAACTGGCATGGACTGTGAGACTACCTCCCTTTTACTTCATCGGCCCCAATCAATATGGCTCCTGAGATCGTTGCCAAGGCGATTCCTGTGAGGAAGGGCAACTTAAGGACTCTTGACTGGAAATTATGAAACGATTCGTTTATCCGCGGACCATGAACTCATGTTTCGATATTTTTGCTGACCATGGACCTCAGAATTTCACCAAGGTGGGACGGATAACATCTCCTCCCAATCGGTCCTTGTAGGGCTGTGGATCAAGATCCACAACTAATGGTAACTCCACCCTTCGGCGTGTCGCATCTTCAAGCGGGAAGCGAGGAGGTcgacaaatttggcattcTTACCAGCGGTCCCTAGCCGCATTTCCAGTTTTCTCTCGACAGCGATTCTAGCAACCATGGCTCCTCCTACCCAACAGCTCCCAGAGCCACATCTTGCCGAGAGACCCTCCTGTCGGGATCCCTCCAACgaaaaaaattaaaagattGAGCCTGTTGCCACGCACCGCCACGCTCGGTGCCACAACCGTCCGGTGACGTCATTTTAATATGTGCGGGTTAAGGCTTGGCGCTAATATTACTTAACCGCCTCTGGACTAGCCTGCTAGTGCCAAGGCCGAGAAACAGTGGGCCTTCTGTGGTGGGAGATACGACTCTGGATGGATAGAAATATCGCAGGCAACCGCACCCATGAGCATATCGGCTAGTTTGGCTTGTGCACAGAGTGGAGTTGGGCGATCGGACGAAAATGCTCGGGATATTTTGTGAACAAATAACAAGGAAGGGCAAGGATGTGCCCGAAAAATGCCACCAGATATGCAACCGTGTGTTACAACAAGCTAACCATCCATTTTGCGACGGAGAAGTAGAGCCAATCATGTCTCCGGGAAAGCTGAGATATGAGAAGGGAGCTCACAGAATCTGCAGCGCTGGGAGGCGGGAAGTCAGAGCTGCCTGAAAGGCCTCCCTGACACACCCTTTTCACAGCCGCAAGCGCAACACCGAAGGCCCTGCTGGTTGTCCATCTCCCGTGCCACGGGGCATTTACTCAACATCTCCGGTCCAATTGGAACCACTGTTCCCCTGGTTTCACCAATCAAAGGTGCTGGGACCATGGTCAATCATTCCTTACACCTCAATAATGGTGTGCAACCTGAAAACACTGGATGTTGCCTGCTCCTCGTTGAGGAGAAATAGGTACAGCGCGGCATGCGCGCAAAGGCAAACACAAACATGTACCAATCCTCCGtactcccttttttttttttttgggttggTGGGGCGTGGTTCAGGGCCCGCTTGTCCCTGACTCAGGATCCTCCTTGCACAAAATTCCGGTCCACAACGAAATGCCACGCACATGACATCATAAGGTACTCAGTTCAGGCTGCCGATATTTTGCACAGTCAGGAAGTGTCTCTGGAAAGGAAAGGTCAACATTTGCCTACGAtcttttttgctttggcAAGGTAGAACGGCCAGCCAATGAATGGGTGTACATCTTAGCTTTTCGAAAACCCTTCTTTGCTGCGAACCTATCAACTTTATGACATTTGCCTCTTTTCCCCTTCCGCACTCGGTGTGGATTTGTTTTCATCGGAGGGAAATTCAAATTCGTCGGTATCGAATGAAATCACATCATACCCACCATTCGGCCCACAGTGGCTTGGTTAGTTGCTGCATCGGGTGGATCGTTTCACGAAACTTCATGGTTCAGCCCAGGCATCCTGCCTCATCCGTCCGGTCAAGCACGTTGACGTTAAGATGAAGTCAGTGGAGACTGCAAAATAATAATGGAGACGGTTGAGGTAGAGAACTACGCCGGATTACATTATCACACTTGCCTTTCTTCTGAACGCTGGTTCAACCCCGTCGAGCGGCTATCCCGGGATTGGGGAAAGCTATATATACCCTCTTTTACGCCCCGCTGTGCGTCACTTTGGTTGCTTTCAAGAATTCCGCGGCCTTTTCACCCAAACGCAGCATTGCATCGTCGAGATATCCACGTTATTGGACCTCTCAGTCGACCGGTTTCGGCTGAGTTGCGAAATAGTTCATCGACCTTCCCTGGCTGAATAAGGACTCGCCACATTGTTTCCTGCGGAATATATAACCTTCCCTCGTCAGGAACGAGTTTCAAAACGCCTTGCATTTGCCTTTCGCTATATTTTTGTGACTTCTGTTTCAGGAACCGTGTTCGACCCATCTCGACACTATGACTACTGCCGATTACAGATCCCATACGTCGGGCGGCCACGTCCGTCGGCTGTCCAATGTTGAAGCTTCTGGGGCAGACCTCATTGGCGGGCCCAATGTTATCGTGCCTCCGAAGCACTTGATGGCTAAGAGCGATGCCTACGAGACTGCAAAGGCTATGGAACTTGCGAAATATCACCTCGAAGAGGACATTTCCTCAGCCGAAACAACTCCAAGAGCCGCATCTCCTATCTCAGCCCAGCCACTCACAACAACAGATCGATATGCCTTCGCTTTTGATATTGATGGTGTGCTGGTTCGAGGAGGCAGAGCCATTCCTGCAGCTATTGAAGCTTTGAAGGTTCTGAATGGACAGAACGAGTACGGAATTAAAGTGTAAGTCCTCACGCTAATTTTGGTCTCTTTTATCAAGCTGCTGAGAAGACGGGATGTCTAGACCGTACATCTTCGTGACAAACGGTGGTGGAAAGACGGAAGAAGAGCGCTGTCTCGATCTCAGTCGACAACTTGAATACGAAGTTTCCCCGGGGCAGTTCATCTGCGGCCATACACCAATGCGAGAAATGGCGGAGAAGTACAAAACTGTCTTGGTCGTCGGTGGAGAGGGCGAGAAATGCCGTGTTGTCGCCGAAGGGTACGGATTCAAAGACGTTGTGACTCCTGGAGATATCATCAAGCATAACAGACACACTACTCCTTTCCGGGAACTTACTGAAGAGGAGCTTCGCAATTCTCGAACTAGGGACTTTTCTGACGTCCAAATTGAAGctatttttgtttttgcGGATAGCAGAGACTGGGCGGGAGACCAGCAGATCATTCTCGATCTATGCATGTCCAAAGGCGGGCGGATAGGAACAAGGTCCGAGACGTTTGATGAGGGCCCGCCGGTTTACTTCTCCCACAACGACATCGTCTGGTCCACATCGCACGAGTATACACGGATTGGCATGGGTGCTTTGAGAGCCTCGACCGAAGCTCTATTCAAAGCTGTTACCGGAAAGGAGTTGCAAACAATTGCTTTTGGCAAGCCACAGATTGGAACATTCCAGTTCGCCACGCGGCTTCTCCAACAATGGCGAAAAGAAACTCACGGTATCAACTCACCCCCAGAAACTGTGTATTTCGTCGGAGACACCCCTGAATCGGATATCCGCGGTACAAACGAGTACAACGACTCCGAACTCTGTGAAAACAATTGGTACTCTATTCTCGTGAAGACCGGTGTATTCCAGGATGGTACTGTTCCGCGATTCGCCCCACAAAAGATCTGTGGTGACGTTCTGGACGCTGTCAAGTTCGGTATGAAGAGAGAGTACATAGATGCCTTGAAGCAGTCTACTGTTGCTCCCGTACAGCAAGGAACCGAAGGAGCCACTAAGGAGGTGTGACGACAAGAATCCTTTACAATTTTTACACCAACATGCTTTTCGAGAGACGCTATTCACGATGTGACGATCTAACTACTGGATACGTATAATACGGCCTGTGTATCCTGACACCACCTGCAAATTTGTGATTCCCCATTTGATATTGCGTTTTCATTAACTCTGCTTATTTTCCTtagtctttttctttctttcttttcccttttttttttttattattattttttcgCGGCTGGTGGAATACCTTTTTCGAGACTTCTGCTATGTATAGAATATGAAAACCAGACAGGCAGACAAAGGAACATAGAACTCTGTCTAGAACACATTTGGTTGCAACGGATTTATACACCATTGATTTGCTATGGCATGTAAATACGTATATTTTGTGTGATCTCTAATACTTTGAGGTTCGAAAATTGAGATGTTATAAGAATCGGTCCACTAGTATTCAACgtaaagagaagacaagagCACCTAGCCATGAAGCAGTAAAGCTGGAGGTACATCTAGTTTCAAAGTGGACTTTATAAGTATGTGACCATCAAGGGGATGAAGTAAACTTATATGTATATCTCTCTGCGTCGCTGACCCTAGATGAGCCTCACAATCTCACAAAAGAGCCAAGAGGTAGTCTACTCGTGTTGCGGACTGATGAATGGATTCTACACTTCTTCATGGCCGATAACTCTCGCCTTTTCGGACAAGAAACCCAATAGCTCATCTTCCCGCTTCCTATTGTTCACTATTCGAAGTGGAATGGTCCTCGTCATCGTTGTCGTTGCCGCCGGTCGGTGTTTTTTCGGAGGAATCCCCCAAACCTGGACTTCACAACTATTTGTAACATCGCCAATGACTGCAGCATAGGCCCATGCACTGCACACGTGGGCAGCAGGCTTGCTCAACCCATCCTGTGGTTAACGTTGGTCTTCTGAGCGTAACATAGACCTAGGTAGCAGCCCATGACGAACACGCTATGTCCGATGGCCCTGGCATGTCCACAAGTGCGGGTTGCGGCTTTTACAACCTGTGAGAAACGTAGCATAGAGGGATGAGCAGCAGTGCTCTAGACTGACACCGACTATATTCTCTAAATATGTAATGATGTAACTACGAAAGAGGGTGTGGATCGGGCCTAGTGGATAAATTGCTCCTTAAAAACTTTCTCAAACTCCAACTTCAGCTGTAAGTCACTGTCCTGTCATGTGTGTGAGGAGTATTGCAATGTTCCTGTGCTACTATTATTGCATTATAGGAATGAGCTTGATGGTGACAGATGTTCGCTCATTTCTGGATGTGGTTGTGTGATGTTTGGTAAGCCTTTGTCAGGATCATCATTGGGATAACTAACGGTAGTTGAATCATTGACATCTCATCCTTATGTAACTATTGATCGTAAGCTTGTTTTCAGTTTTGGCTAATGTTCTCATTATTTTGATGATGAAATTCCTTCCTCTTTGTAACTCAAACTCAAATATATGGCTCCTTGAGTGTAAAGAGGTTATTGAGTAGTGTATAAATAGAGAATGTGATGCAAAACACAACAAGAAATGAACTCAGTTGTGCTTGAGGCACACCTTGCTTTCTGGTAAGCAAACGCATTTTTGAATCTAGATGATGCTGGCACGCCTCAGTTGACGTGTTCTGCCCATGAGTTCCATGGAGTGCAAATCATAGTCCGTCTTCTGCTTGAAGATTTAGAAAGCCATAGATTGGACCACGAGGCATTATCTCAGTCATATCACATTCAACACTGATAATTCCAGATTCATTGGAATTATCAGTGTTCAAAGCAGGTCCTTATTTTAAATGCATTACCCTGACATTCGTTTGCTTTTCTTAAAATAGCCTGTACTACTTGGGGATCATTTTTTTATTGTGTTTGTGTTTCTGTAAAATGGATAAATCCTACTAAATAGTATAGCCTGTTAGGTAGTCTGAGTCATATTttctgactgcataagactacaatgaataataataattgtAAAGATTCTGGCCATTCGACAGAAGCTTTTAGGTGCTGCTAAAGTTGTCAGAATTTCCACATTAAAACCATGTGAGTTTGCCTCAAATCTAAGCTGGTATTAGATGGCAGCCAAATTCTTTCTCTGATGTCTTGGAAATTGCCGAGATTGTTAGATGATCCTCAAGTTGCACCAAGGTATAGTCTAGGTGCAGCTCCTCATCTGTATCTCCCTGTCTTCATTTAATTTTGCAAGGATTGGTTGATAGTCGTAGTACTTGAACCTTCAATCCACGGCATGCACATCTGAGTTTTGGGAATTCTAGATATGTTGTTTTCATATTGATATTTTGTGCATATGATAATATGCTGCTGGCTTTCAAATACAAATAATATtcatgttgaccatgttCCACTCCATATTGACAGAGGCAGGTCGGGCCAGCCAAGCTttagagattattatatataaGTAACTGATTGCTTTTCCTTGGTGAAGCCCTGGTTGAATGATTTTACAAACCAGTATGATGATTTCTGTCAGGGGCGATCCATTGTAAGTAGTAAGATGGCGTCGCTGAGAGGCGAAGTTACACCCATTTGTCATTGTTTCTTGTTTCCCTTTGATAGCCGGTCCATTTATCTCCTTTGACTCTAGACTTCAAGCCATCAGTCATAATGCCCACTTTCACTTGGGTCAGGTGCGGAGGTTTGTTTGGATGAGGTGgtggttttttttttgtgaGATCAGACCAGTAACATTCCAAGCGTCAAGCTAAATTTGGGTGTCATCAGAAACAAAGAGTAGGGTTATGCTGGCGATAAACTCTGGTTTGGGCGgctcctcttccttttctaaGCATATACATTCACGTTTCTCACTGTGTGACTCAAACACTGTGGATGAAGGTCCTGGTTAGGGGCTCCAGCATCGTCTTGATTTAGCCAATTGACTTGGACAGGCATATTCAGAGGAGTTTGAACTTTAATATCAGAAAAGCATCCATTTGTTTAGCAAAGCAGGATCCATCCATTTCAGGGGGAACATTCATGGCTGCATGGGCCTTAAGACCATAGAGCATCGCATTGGGGGATGCTCCAGTGTCAGCGGCGGTAGCGTTGATATATATAATTGCAGATGCAGCAGGGTCCCTGGGGAATAAGTTGCGATATTAGCCTATGGAGGACCGAAATTGGGGTATATCTTCTCAACAGTTCCTGTGCCAAGCGAGACAAACTGGGTAAAATAGGAGCGTTGTGCTTGCGACcgaattaataaaaaagcaTTTTCAAAGTCTTTGACTGGAACTTACCAGAGGTTGCTTGAACCTCAATATTCTTTTCCCCTCGGGAGTGCCTGAGCAGATCGTTGGGACCCTCAGGTGAAAATCGACAGGATCGCCCATGACCCAACGGCATTAAGATGCGTtccttatattcaagaatattcttaTATACACTGGCCCACTCAAGGCCACCTGTGAGGTATATTGAAGTCAAAAATGAGACTCCAAATGGTATATTAATGAATGGAAACAAAGCACTTAAACTCAGGTTAATTTGGGACCACCTGGGAAACCCGTCAGAATACCACACCATGTTGGACTTGAGGACTTAGAAATGCATGATCTTCTGCGAAATCTTGAATAATTGATACATACGCTAGTGATAGAGAACCAAACTATGGCCGGTGTGGGCTGGTACAAAATGTATATGGAGAGGTTGAAAGGGAACGATGTTAAAGTTGCCCTTTGCTAAATGTCAAAGCACGTGACGCTAAAGGGCTGCCACCAGGGCAGTTATTGAAGTGAGGTCAAATGCCCAAAGAAATGAAGCGAGGCAGATAGCCGACGAGAAAATAAGGAACTGGAAAACGAAGCTAGAACGAAGGAAAGAAGAAACCAAAGCATGAATATGCGCTTTCAGAACCTCTGGGGTTTTGGCTAGCATCCAGCTTTGAAACAAAACAACAAAAGTATATGTCCTGTGCATACTTTGTACATCATATATAAGAAGATCTGGATACCATAAGGCTTTCCAAAGGGGAATATCTATGCAACTCCGCTATGATAATAAAACATACCTCCATGAAGAAAGAAACCATCTTGGCATTAATCGATCATTAAATATCGGAAATAAGCATCAATCGGTCCTCAAACCAGCCTCGGTCCCCTTCGTGGCGGGTCGAGTTTTCGCTCCCAGGGGCTGGCTCGACCCTCAGGTTCGTACCCACTATTGAACTCTGCGAGCCCTTGTTCAGGTCTCCGTGAAGGTCGTATATATAGGTTAGCGCACATATGAGCGTTAACTGGCGGCGAAAGATTTCCTGCGCTCTCTGCGCTAGACTCTGCTTTACAGCCAAAATCTTTATAAGATGCGGGTTGCGTACGAGGGCGGTACGGGCCCGGTTCCAGAGTGTGGTTTCCTTCGTTAGAGCTAGGCTGTCGCCGAGGGTTATTATGACTATCCCCATTTCTCAAAGGCCTTGGATTCCATTGGTTTCTTCCACGGACGGAGTGTGAATAATGAG includes:
- a CDS encoding uncharacterized protein (EggNog:ENOG410PHS3~COG:G) — protein: MTTADYRSHTSGGHVRRLSNVEASGADLIGGPNVIVPPKHLMAKSDAYETAKAMELAKYHLEEDISSAETTPRAASPISAQPLTTTDRYAFAFDIDGVLVRGGRAIPAAIEALKVLNGQNEYGIKVPYIFVTNGGGKTEEERCLDLSRQLEYEVSPGQFICGHTPMREMAEKYKTVLVVGGEGEKCRVVAEGYGFKDVVTPGDIIKHNRHTTPFRELTEEELRNSRTRDFSDVQIEAIFVFADSRDWAGDQQIILDLCMSKGGRIGTRSETFDEGPPVYFSHNDIVWSTSHEYTRIGMGALRASTEALFKAVTGKELQTIAFGKPQIGTFQFATRLLQQWRKETHGINSPPETVYFVGDTPESDIRGTNEYNDSELCENNWYSILVKTGVFQDGTVPRFAPQKICGDVLDAVKFGMKREYIDALKQSTVAPVQQGTEGATKEV